A stretch of Halosimplex halophilum DNA encodes these proteins:
- a CDS encoding DUF7130 family rubredoxin-like protein, with amino-acid sequence MSGRGETPTEESDAEATEEATSLSFGQTLYDKGGQPVGNVRGMEEGGVFVTTREGVEGLSVEHARSGHSFGEAELMWRCTVCGEMGEIDEGLPDRCPGCGTEKEALMYWTED; translated from the coding sequence ATGAGCGGACGAGGAGAGACACCGACGGAAGAATCGGACGCCGAAGCGACCGAGGAAGCCACCTCGCTGTCGTTCGGACAGACCCTCTACGACAAGGGGGGCCAGCCCGTCGGGAACGTCCGCGGGATGGAGGAGGGCGGGGTCTTCGTCACCACCCGCGAGGGCGTCGAGGGGCTCAGCGTCGAGCACGCCCGCTCGGGCCACTCGTTCGGCGAGGCGGAGCTGATGTGGCGCTGCACCGTCTGCGGCGAGATGGGCGAGATCGACGAGGGGCTGCCCGACCGCTGTCCCGGCTGCGGCACCGAGAAGGAGGCCCTGATGTACTGGACGGAGGACTGA
- a CDS encoding HalOD1 output domain-containing protein: protein MAEASDGDKIVHREFDTDQDDPATAVAETVADLRGEETTDLATMYEQVDHMIDHLFSTPPSKDAQVQVEFTFEGYRITVDQDGTARFVAVD, encoded by the coding sequence ATGGCAGAGGCCTCAGACGGCGACAAGATCGTCCACCGCGAGTTCGACACCGACCAGGACGACCCGGCGACGGCGGTGGCCGAGACGGTCGCGGACCTCCGGGGGGAGGAGACGACCGACCTCGCGACGATGTACGAACAGGTCGACCACATGATCGACCACCTCTTCTCGACGCCGCCCTCGAAGGACGCGCAGGTGCAGGTCGAGTTCACCTTCGAGGGCTACCGGATCACGGTCGACCAGGACGGCACGGCGCGGTTCGTCGCGGTCGACTGA
- a CDS encoding TIGR03557 family F420-dependent LLM class oxidoreductase translates to MVDLGYALSSEEHPPDDLVDHAVAAEETGFEHALVSDHYHPWVERQDEAPFAWSVLGAVARETDDLRVGTGVTCPYQRYHPAVVAQAGATVADMFDGRFFLGVGTGENLNEHVTGEGWPAFDVRAERLEESVEAIRELWTGENVTYRGDRVTVEDAKLFTLPDETPPIFVSGTGPKSAAMAGEIGDGLVSTAPVGEFVERFREHGEGPRYGQVTVCYADDAASARETAAEYWPNGASPGSINWELRTPKDIEGATERVDEDLIAEEVVCGPDADDHIEQIEGFVDAGFDHVYVHQVGPDQSAFFEFYESQVLPSFR, encoded by the coding sequence GTGGTTGACCTCGGGTACGCGCTGTCCAGCGAGGAACACCCGCCGGACGACCTCGTCGACCACGCCGTCGCCGCCGAGGAGACCGGCTTCGAACACGCGCTGGTCTCCGACCACTACCACCCCTGGGTCGAGCGCCAGGACGAGGCGCCGTTCGCCTGGAGCGTCCTCGGCGCCGTCGCCCGCGAGACCGACGACCTGCGCGTCGGGACCGGCGTCACCTGCCCGTACCAGCGCTACCACCCCGCGGTCGTCGCCCAGGCCGGCGCGACTGTCGCCGACATGTTCGACGGCCGCTTCTTCCTCGGGGTCGGGACCGGCGAGAACCTCAACGAACACGTCACCGGCGAGGGGTGGCCGGCCTTCGACGTGCGCGCCGAACGCCTCGAGGAGAGCGTCGAGGCGATACGCGAGCTCTGGACCGGCGAGAACGTCACCTACCGCGGCGACCGCGTCACCGTCGAGGACGCGAAGCTGTTCACTCTCCCCGACGAGACGCCGCCGATCTTCGTCTCCGGCACCGGTCCGAAGTCGGCCGCGATGGCCGGGGAGATCGGCGACGGGCTGGTCAGCACGGCGCCCGTCGGCGAGTTCGTCGAGCGGTTCCGCGAACACGGGGAGGGACCCCGCTACGGCCAGGTGACCGTCTGCTACGCCGACGACGCGGCGTCGGCCCGCGAGACGGCCGCCGAGTACTGGCCCAACGGCGCCTCGCCCGGGTCGATCAACTGGGAACTGCGGACGCCGAAGGACATCGAGGGAGCCACCGAGCGCGTCGACGAGGACCTGATCGCCGAGGAAGTCGTCTGCGGGCCCGACGCCGACGACCACATCGAGCAGATCGAGGGGTTCGTCGACGCCGGCTTCGACCACGTGTACGTCCACCAGGTCGGCCCCGACCAGTCGGCGTTCTTCGAGTTCTACGAGTCCCAGGTGCTCCCCTCGTTCCGGTAA
- the dps gene encoding DNA starvation/stationary phase protection protein Dps, whose translation MSQNIQHQQSGQSGSSSGQTPAGGQSAAAGPVGQVFPTRNYLPEAVRTTSISALTQCLADLTAINMQLKTAHWTVKGHEFYQLHELFEELIETFDPHIDAVAERVSALGGRPPGTVHEVAQATAVQPFPRDTYDGIALVAALADRMATLDANLAEQIRMADEGGDLDTADLLNEVSRDVSKSLWFLEAHLQGAPGTHEQYEQASGISTGAMTGQPSPNSQ comes from the coding sequence ATGAGCCAGAATATCCAGCACCAGCAGTCAGGCCAGTCCGGCAGCAGTTCCGGGCAGACACCCGCCGGCGGCCAGTCGGCGGCCGCCGGCCCCGTGGGACAGGTGTTCCCGACGCGGAACTACCTCCCCGAGGCCGTCCGGACGACGAGCATCAGCGCGCTCACCCAGTGTCTCGCGGACCTGACGGCGATCAACATGCAGCTCAAGACGGCCCACTGGACGGTCAAGGGCCACGAGTTCTACCAGCTCCACGAGCTGTTCGAGGAGCTGATCGAGACGTTCGATCCCCACATCGACGCGGTGGCCGAGCGCGTCAGCGCGCTGGGCGGCCGGCCGCCGGGCACGGTCCACGAGGTCGCACAGGCGACGGCCGTCCAGCCGTTCCCGCGGGACACCTACGACGGGATCGCGCTGGTCGCCGCGCTGGCCGACCGGATGGCGACGCTCGACGCCAACCTCGCCGAGCAGATCCGGATGGCCGACGAGGGGGGCGACCTCGACACCGCGGACCTGCTCAACGAGGTGTCCCGCGACGTGTCGAAGTCGCTGTGGTTCCTCGAGGCGCACCTCCAGGGGGCGCCCGGCACGCACGAGCAGTACGAGCAGGCGTCCGGGATCTCGACGGGCGCGATGACCGGCCAGCCCTCGCCGAACTCCCAGTAA
- a CDS encoding PRC-barrel domain containing protein gives MSGRDHLTEADVGKPVVHDGERVGRVVDYENETAFVDPNPGVAETVAAKLGVEDHGKEAFPLQRELVAGIGDEAIRLKAEI, from the coding sequence GTGAGCGGCCGCGACCACCTCACCGAGGCGGACGTGGGCAAACCGGTCGTCCACGACGGCGAGCGGGTCGGCAGAGTGGTCGACTACGAGAACGAGACCGCGTTCGTCGACCCCAACCCCGGGGTCGCCGAGACCGTGGCCGCGAAGCTCGGCGTCGAGGACCACGGGAAGGAGGCGTTCCCGCTCCAGCGCGAACTCGTCGCCGGGATCGGCGACGAGGCGATCCGGCTGAAAGCGGAGATCTGA
- a CDS encoding DUF5789 family protein — protein MPDDGDSYDPDPERVQESAVDRRRERDEIVEDELGRVGDMLGEAKYPTTSEELAVEYGDEQIDLANETESLGSVFDRLVDERFESAAEAREAIYHELTGEAAGPEEYNDERPIGPIDDDERDGGIEREGTTPVDPRADPEDESAEGGGNAGDTREGQ, from the coding sequence ATGCCAGACGACGGCGACTCGTACGACCCGGACCCGGAGCGCGTCCAGGAGAGCGCGGTCGACCGCCGCCGCGAGCGCGACGAGATCGTCGAGGACGAACTCGGCCGCGTCGGCGACATGCTGGGCGAGGCCAAGTACCCGACCACCTCGGAGGAGCTGGCCGTCGAGTACGGCGACGAGCAGATCGACCTCGCCAACGAGACGGAGTCGCTGGGCTCCGTCTTCGACCGCCTCGTCGACGAGCGCTTCGAGTCCGCCGCGGAGGCCCGCGAAGCGATCTACCACGAGCTGACCGGCGAGGCCGCCGGCCCCGAGGAGTACAACGACGAGCGGCCGATCGGTCCCATCGACGACGACGAGCGCGACGGCGGCATCGAGCGCGAGGGGACGACCCCGGTCGACCCGCGGGCGGACCCCGAGGACGAGAGCGCCGAAGGCGGGGGGAACGCGGGGGACACGAGGGAGGGACAGTGA
- a CDS encoding uracil-DNA glycosylase, with protein MSELDFEATFAAELDVVPDEHRDDERFVPAAGPLDAEIAFVGEAPGATEVAEGEPFVGRAGSRLDGLLETVGIDRETVYVTNLVKVRPPENRDPTADERRVWKPLLDAELTKVDPAVVVTLGAVASGAVLDTDEAVGDLRDETYEVDGRLVLPTYHPAATFYDDGIEPMLERDLRVAKDIADGE; from the coding sequence GTGTCCGAGCTCGACTTCGAGGCGACGTTCGCCGCGGAACTCGACGTGGTGCCCGACGAGCACCGCGACGACGAGCGGTTCGTCCCCGCTGCGGGCCCGCTCGACGCCGAGATCGCCTTCGTCGGCGAGGCGCCCGGCGCCACGGAGGTCGCGGAGGGCGAACCCTTCGTCGGCCGCGCCGGGAGCCGGCTGGACGGCCTGCTGGAGACGGTCGGGATCGACCGCGAGACCGTCTACGTGACCAACCTCGTGAAGGTCCGGCCGCCGGAGAACCGCGACCCGACGGCCGACGAGCGCCGCGTCTGGAAGCCGCTGCTGGACGCGGAACTGACCAAGGTCGACCCGGCTGTCGTCGTGACGCTCGGGGCCGTCGCCAGCGGGGCGGTCCTCGACACCGACGAGGCCGTCGGAGACCTGCGCGACGAGACCTACGAGGTCGACGGCCGGCTGGTCCTGCCGACGTACCACCCCGCGGCGACGTTCTACGACGACGGTATCGAGCCGATGCTCGAACGCGACCTCCGTGTGGCGAAGGACATCGCCGACGGCGAGTGA
- a CDS encoding DUF7535 family protein, translating to MRASTTRFARSTTLNTPMDTVSKMRGLHPNSEMAIIGYVIGALIALAMLPLLPFFLLYLLADWLTSVGRDPEY from the coding sequence ATTCGGGCCTCGACGACTCGATTCGCCCGGTCGACGACACTCAATACACCAATGGACACAGTATCTAAGATGCGCGGCCTGCACCCGAACAGCGAGATGGCTATCATCGGCTACGTCATCGGGGCGCTGATCGCTCTGGCGATGCTGCCGCTGCTGCCCTTCTTCCTCCTGTACCTGCTGGCCGACTGGCTGACCAGCGTCGGCCGCGACCCCGAGTACTGA
- a CDS encoding CBS domain-containing protein, translated as MDISEALTTEYREFDPETPVSKLLGAFQTHRDPALLIGGGDGVAGVVTRKALVSSRHDPEEKARSVMRDDVPGVDRRDDIREVARRMVESEYPLVPVYDGEVFEGVVTAESVAAATEPFLDALDVSDVYTRDLRSVEPETTVGEVIHRLRVEGISRVPVVDEAGDAVGMVSYFDLLEFAVRQTDQQQGGSVEGFGRGGANSTDAERADQGYGERAGVEHRLLDIPARDVMNEPVATTGPTTGLDDAVGEMLDDDYSSLVVEVPAEGVDGIVTLTDVLRSLTWTPDEGTRLQVFGARYLTTMTREEVADLIDGVTDKFEEMDVIEAYVVLHRHKERQRGSPLIQATIRLFTDRGRFAGTGEEYGDAPAIRSARDNLERTVLDEKGKTMGERRGERSAEDAERLLGWWLEA; from the coding sequence ATGGACATCTCGGAGGCCCTCACGACCGAGTACCGCGAGTTCGACCCCGAGACGCCGGTGTCGAAACTGCTCGGCGCCTTCCAGACCCACCGGGACCCCGCGCTCCTGATCGGCGGCGGCGACGGGGTCGCGGGCGTCGTCACGCGGAAGGCGCTGGTCAGCTCCCGCCACGACCCCGAGGAGAAGGCCCGGTCGGTCATGCGCGATGACGTGCCGGGCGTCGACCGCCGCGACGACATCCGCGAGGTCGCCCGCCGGATGGTCGAGAGCGAGTACCCGCTCGTCCCGGTGTACGACGGCGAGGTCTTCGAGGGCGTCGTGACCGCCGAGAGCGTCGCCGCCGCGACCGAACCGTTCCTCGACGCGCTCGACGTGAGCGACGTGTACACCCGGGACCTGCGGTCGGTCGAACCCGAGACCACCGTCGGCGAGGTGATCCACCGGCTGCGCGTCGAGGGGATCTCCCGCGTCCCGGTCGTCGACGAGGCCGGCGACGCGGTCGGGATGGTGAGCTACTTCGACCTCCTCGAGTTCGCCGTCCGACAGACCGACCAGCAGCAGGGCGGGTCGGTCGAGGGCTTCGGACGGGGCGGCGCGAACTCGACCGACGCCGAGCGGGCCGACCAGGGCTACGGCGAGCGCGCCGGCGTCGAGCACCGACTGCTCGACATCCCCGCCCGCGACGTGATGAACGAGCCGGTTGCGACGACCGGCCCGACGACCGGCCTCGACGACGCCGTCGGCGAGATGCTCGACGACGACTACTCGTCGCTGGTCGTCGAGGTCCCCGCCGAGGGCGTCGACGGCATCGTCACCCTGACCGACGTGTTACGCTCGCTCACCTGGACCCCCGACGAGGGGACGCGCCTGCAGGTGTTCGGCGCGCGCTATCTCACCACCATGACCCGCGAGGAGGTGGCCGACCTGATCGACGGCGTGACGGACAAGTTCGAGGAGATGGACGTGATCGAGGCCTACGTCGTCCTCCACCGGCACAAGGAGCGCCAGCGCGGGTCGCCGCTCATCCAGGCGACGATCCGGCTGTTCACCGACCGCGGCCGCTTCGCCGGTACCGGCGAGGAGTACGGCGACGCCCCCGCGATCCGGAGCGCCCGCGACAACCTCGAACGCACGGTGCTCGACGAGAAGGGCAAGACGATGGGCGAGCGCCGCGGCGAGCGCTCCGCCGAGGACGCCGAGCGGCTGCTCGGCTGGTGGCTCGAAGCCTGA
- a CDS encoding helix-turn-helix domain-containing protein, which translates to MSTIVEATVPADQFALAEALSRVPTTEIRMVRLVAHGSEYVMPFVWAGCDDAARVRDALADDPTTESVTLLSEFDGEALFRVDWAAKVRVFVSIVAEEDATILDACGRDGTWHLQVFFPDHELVSATREFCEDFGIDLELERVNRLSEASEYGHLGLTERQYETLVDAYEAGYYEVPRTVNQEELAEHFDVSHQALSERLRRAHETVITNALYHKIHRRDHDVSPRIRHEAD; encoded by the coding sequence ATGAGCACGATCGTCGAGGCGACAGTCCCGGCGGACCAGTTCGCGCTCGCGGAGGCGCTGTCGAGGGTCCCGACGACGGAGATCCGCATGGTGCGACTCGTCGCGCACGGGTCGGAGTACGTGATGCCGTTCGTCTGGGCCGGCTGCGACGACGCCGCCCGGGTCCGCGACGCGCTGGCCGACGACCCGACCACCGAGTCCGTGACGCTGCTCTCGGAGTTCGACGGCGAGGCGCTGTTCAGGGTCGACTGGGCGGCGAAGGTGCGGGTGTTCGTCTCCATCGTCGCCGAGGAGGACGCGACGATCCTCGACGCCTGCGGCCGCGACGGCACCTGGCACCTCCAGGTCTTCTTCCCCGACCACGAGCTGGTCTCGGCCACCCGCGAGTTCTGCGAGGACTTCGGCATCGACCTGGAGCTCGAACGGGTCAACCGCCTCTCGGAGGCCTCGGAGTACGGCCACCTCGGGCTGACCGAGCGGCAGTACGAGACGCTTGTCGACGCCTACGAGGCCGGCTACTACGAGGTGCCCCGGACCGTCAACCAGGAGGAGCTGGCCGAGCACTTCGACGTGTCCCACCAGGCGCTCTCCGAGCGGCTGCGCCGGGCCCACGAGACGGTCATCACGAACGCGCTGTACCACAAGATCCACCGCCGCGACCACGACGTGTCGCCGCGCATCCGCCACGAGGCCGACTGA
- a CDS encoding DUF4112 domain-containing protein, which yields MASAIPKSGSAVTGAADEATIERARAVATLLDESVRIPVVGYRVGLDPILGIVPFSGDLVAAVASLYVVYAAVAVGVPKRTVAVMLGRIGVDLAVGSIPVLGTLVDAAWKSNVRNVEAIEAHVGSA from the coding sequence ATGGCAAGCGCCATCCCGAAGTCGGGCTCGGCCGTGACCGGCGCGGCGGACGAAGCGACGATCGAACGCGCCCGGGCGGTTGCGACGCTGCTCGACGAGTCGGTCCGGATCCCGGTGGTGGGCTACCGGGTCGGGCTCGACCCGATCCTGGGGATCGTGCCGTTCTCCGGCGACCTGGTCGCCGCGGTCGCCTCGCTGTACGTCGTCTACGCCGCCGTCGCGGTCGGCGTCCCGAAGCGGACGGTCGCCGTGATGCTCGGCCGGATCGGCGTCGACCTCGCGGTCGGGTCGATCCCCGTCCTCGGCACGCTCGTCGACGCCGCCTGGAAGTCGAACGTGCGAAACGTCGAGGCCATCGAGGCCCACGTCGGCTCGGCCTGA
- a CDS encoding CBS domain-containing protein, whose amino-acid sequence MVAEDVVTVERDTPVRTAVSEMGERDVGSVVVVDEGRPVGVVTDRSVALALAETPDVADRSAEELTDGDPITVDTSTTIFEALQLMSDEGIRRLPVVDDDGRLQGIVTLDDALVLLTGELDKLATTVREQSPRI is encoded by the coding sequence GTGGTCGCCGAGGACGTGGTCACCGTCGAGCGCGACACGCCGGTCCGGACCGCGGTCTCGGAGATGGGCGAACGCGACGTGGGGTCGGTCGTCGTCGTCGACGAGGGGCGACCGGTCGGAGTCGTCACCGACCGCTCGGTCGCGCTCGCGCTGGCGGAGACGCCGGACGTCGCCGACCGGTCGGCCGAGGAGCTGACCGACGGCGACCCGATCACCGTCGACACCTCGACGACCATCTTCGAGGCGCTGCAGCTGATGAGCGACGAGGGAATCCGCCGGCTCCCGGTCGTCGACGACGACGGCCGGCTCCAGGGGATCGTCACGCTCGACGACGCGCTGGTCCTGTTGACGGGCGAACTCGACAAGCTCGCGACCACGGTGAGAGAACAGTCGCCCCGGATCTGA
- a CDS encoding DUF1328 domain-containing protein: MYGLTAVGATAVGIGTIPLQFFTGNFITLAIAFFLLAIVAAVLGARGVAGLSMEIAKWLVLIFLVLAVASLVL, from the coding sequence ATGTACGGACTCACTGCGGTCGGCGCCACGGCAGTCGGAATCGGGACGATCCCCTTGCAGTTCTTCACGGGGAACTTCATCACGCTGGCCATCGCGTTCTTCCTGCTCGCCATCGTGGCGGCGGTCCTGGGCGCCCGCGGCGTCGCGGGGCTGAGCATGGAGATCGCGAAGTGGCTGGTGCTCATCTTCCTCGTGCTGGCGGTCGCCTCGCTCGTGCTGTGA
- a CDS encoding SOUL family heme-binding protein: MVRLRTVAGGLAGLAAAAGAWTLYQRSVTDTVPYTTVASVDDVELRRYPAAVAVETVAPSRSDAFRRLFGYISGENEGDAEIAMAAPVEVADPEASTDTGPRAVGRSGGRTISVTAPVEAVRTEAGVRMAFFLPAEYDYESAPLPTADAVELVAVPERTLAVRRFRWRPTDERVAREADRLTATLERAGVPVSGDPFFMGYDGPGALPMLRRNEVAVVVDAD, from the coding sequence ATGGTTCGACTACGAACGGTCGCGGGCGGTCTGGCCGGGCTCGCCGCCGCGGCGGGCGCCTGGACGCTCTACCAGCGGTCGGTGACGGACACCGTCCCATACACGACGGTCGCCAGCGTCGACGACGTGGAACTCCGGCGCTATCCGGCCGCGGTCGCGGTCGAGACGGTCGCGCCCTCGCGGAGCGACGCGTTCCGGCGGCTGTTCGGGTACATCTCGGGCGAGAACGAGGGCGACGCGGAGATCGCGATGGCCGCGCCGGTCGAAGTGGCCGACCCCGAGGCCTCTACGGACACGGGGCCACGGGCGGTCGGGCGGAGCGGTGGCCGGACCATCTCCGTGACCGCGCCCGTCGAAGCGGTGCGGACCGAGGCGGGCGTCCGGATGGCGTTTTTCCTCCCCGCCGAGTACGACTACGAGTCCGCGCCGCTGCCGACCGCCGACGCGGTGGAACTGGTCGCCGTCCCCGAGCGGACGCTGGCGGTCCGGCGGTTCCGCTGGCGACCCACGGACGAGCGGGTCGCCCGCGAGGCCGACCGGCTCACTGCGACGCTGGAGCGGGCCGGCGTCCCGGTCTCGGGCGACCCCTTCTTCATGGGCTACGACGGTCCCGGCGCGCTCCCGATGCTCCGGCGTAACGAGGTCGCGGTCGTCGTCGACGCCGACTAA
- a CDS encoding amidohydrolase family protein, producing MLDTHTHAWGPPSEAHPWVNAALVDDVDGFDTHTVYTADRLLGDMDRTGIDEAVVVGYPLPEWTDNYYTRRVVADSDRLYGVVMVDPFAEGAADHLRECMAVDGVVGVRLGAACPYDRMWETFDPEATWLRDAVEERAFWEAAVETDAAVQILCNHRQLDQALELVEAYPGLTYLFDHFARAGPATPTDEGSFARFADLAEYDGVAVKVSETPHVSDAAFPYADVHDHVRWLVAEFGRERVIWGSDYPNVSDVATYGESLRWLDRVDGLSEADRTWLAGRSFRRHVLQ from the coding sequence GTGCTCGATACCCACACGCACGCCTGGGGGCCGCCGAGCGAGGCCCACCCGTGGGTCAACGCGGCGCTGGTGGACGACGTCGACGGGTTCGACACCCACACGGTCTACACGGCCGACCGACTCCTCGGCGACATGGACCGGACCGGGATCGACGAGGCGGTCGTCGTCGGCTACCCCCTCCCCGAGTGGACGGACAACTACTACACTCGCCGGGTCGTCGCCGACAGCGACCGGCTGTACGGGGTCGTGATGGTCGACCCCTTCGCCGAGGGCGCGGCCGACCACCTGCGCGAGTGCATGGCCGTCGACGGCGTCGTCGGCGTCCGCCTCGGGGCGGCCTGTCCCTACGACCGCATGTGGGAGACGTTCGACCCCGAGGCGACGTGGCTGCGCGACGCCGTCGAGGAGCGGGCCTTCTGGGAGGCCGCGGTCGAGACGGACGCGGCCGTCCAGATCCTCTGCAACCACCGCCAGCTCGACCAGGCGCTCGAACTGGTCGAGGCCTACCCCGGGCTGACCTACCTCTTCGACCACTTCGCCCGCGCCGGCCCGGCGACGCCGACCGACGAGGGGTCGTTCGCCCGCTTCGCCGACCTCGCCGAGTACGACGGCGTCGCGGTGAAAGTCTCCGAGACGCCCCACGTCTCGGACGCGGCGTTCCCCTACGCGGACGTGCACGACCACGTCCGGTGGCTCGTAGCGGAGTTCGGCCGCGAGCGGGTGATCTGGGGCTCGGACTACCCGAACGTCAGCGACGTGGCGACCTACGGCGAGAGCCTCCGCTGGCTGGACCGCGTCGACGGCCTCTCCGAAGCGGACCGGACCTGGCTCGCCGGCCGGTCGTTCCGCCGGCACGTCCTCCAGTGA
- a CDS encoding zinc-dependent alcohol dehydrogenase, whose translation MKAIVHTDARSVELQERDRPSVGAGEVLVAVHSAGVCGSDAHAYVYDSGYEWIKLPRVMGHEYSGRVVEVGSEIEEFRAGDPVVEEPIHECGACFQCQNGQANVCRNFSITGMHRDGAFAEFVAVDPEHLHAVPADVPLGHAAVTEPTSIATRAVLERSATRPGDDVLVEGPGPIGVLVAAVADSLGANVVVSGLGRDADYRLPLVEDLGIATVDLDDADLGERTEAVTDGRGFDVVFDATGHHSGAGTAVEHVRKGGQVVVVGIPNETSEVALTEAVRGEVDITTSYGSLWRDFERALRLMERGEVPVEAVADRSFDADDPSAAFEAFLAGETCKPVFRFP comes from the coding sequence ATGAAGGCAATCGTCCACACCGACGCCCGTTCGGTCGAACTGCAGGAGCGCGACCGCCCCTCGGTCGGCGCCGGCGAGGTGCTCGTCGCGGTCCACTCGGCGGGCGTCTGCGGGAGCGACGCCCACGCCTACGTCTACGACAGCGGCTACGAGTGGATCAAGCTGCCCCGGGTCATGGGCCACGAGTACAGCGGGCGGGTCGTCGAGGTCGGGAGCGAGATCGAGGAGTTCCGGGCGGGCGACCCCGTGGTCGAGGAGCCGATCCACGAGTGCGGGGCCTGTTTCCAGTGTCAGAACGGCCAGGCCAACGTCTGCCGGAACTTCTCGATCACGGGGATGCACCGCGACGGCGCCTTCGCGGAGTTCGTCGCCGTCGACCCCGAGCACCTCCACGCCGTCCCGGCCGACGTGCCGCTGGGCCACGCGGCCGTGACCGAGCCGACGAGCATCGCGACGCGGGCCGTCCTCGAACGGTCGGCGACCCGGCCGGGCGACGACGTGCTCGTCGAGGGACCGGGTCCCATCGGCGTGCTCGTCGCGGCCGTCGCGGACTCGCTGGGCGCCAACGTCGTCGTCTCCGGGCTCGGCCGGGACGCCGACTACCGGCTCCCGCTGGTCGAGGACCTGGGGATCGCGACGGTCGACCTCGACGATGCGGACCTCGGCGAGCGGACCGAGGCGGTCACCGACGGCCGCGGGTTCGACGTGGTGTTCGACGCGACGGGCCACCACAGCGGCGCCGGGACGGCCGTCGAGCACGTCCGCAAGGGCGGCCAGGTCGTCGTGGTCGGCATCCCCAACGAGACCAGCGAGGTGGCGCTCACGGAGGCGGTCCGCGGCGAGGTCGACATCACCACCTCCTACGGCTCGCTGTGGCGGGACTTCGAGCGGGCGCTCCGGCTGATGGAGCGCGGCGAGGTCCCGGTCGAGGCGGTCGCCGACCGGTCGTTCGACGCGGACGACCCGTCGGCCGCGTTCGAGGCCTTCCTCGCCGGCGAGACCTGCAAGCCGGTCTTCCGCTTCCCGTGA
- a CDS encoding DUF7260 family protein, producing the protein METSHRTDDPLSRTLREHVLEPLSTAEEVVEAERAEVEAERRAYVRFADRVGGIDTVSRQPAGANRTRQLTDSSPRRVERVRSAFRETVMSVDHYEEVYGESLVEHAAAELSADVATGFRREGGARFTEFYKSTLVSAVEEAVGWRERLVDQLDEELASLDRSRDAVADLLDRWEGPGPAEGVESDLDDLAERRQDLVQRRDPLSGTDGHELCQYVYADAEWTYPVLTAVARVRTAAL; encoded by the coding sequence ATGGAGACCTCACACCGGACGGACGATCCCCTCTCGCGGACGTTGCGGGAACACGTCCTGGAACCGCTCTCGACGGCCGAGGAGGTGGTCGAGGCGGAGCGTGCGGAGGTCGAAGCCGAGCGGCGGGCGTACGTGCGGTTCGCCGATCGAGTCGGGGGAATCGACACGGTGAGCAGGCAACCTGCGGGAGCGAACCGGACACGACAGCTGACCGACTCGTCGCCGCGGCGGGTCGAGCGAGTCCGTAGCGCCTTCAGGGAGACGGTGATGAGCGTCGACCACTACGAGGAGGTGTACGGCGAGTCGCTGGTCGAGCACGCGGCGGCCGAGCTCTCGGCGGACGTGGCGACCGGGTTCCGCCGCGAGGGCGGCGCCCGGTTCACCGAGTTCTACAAGTCGACGCTGGTCTCGGCCGTCGAGGAGGCCGTCGGGTGGCGCGAGCGCCTCGTCGACCAGCTCGACGAGGAGCTGGCGTCGCTCGACCGGAGCCGCGACGCGGTCGCGGACCTGCTCGACCGCTGGGAGGGTCCCGGACCGGCCGAGGGCGTCGAGTCGGACCTGGACGACCTCGCCGAGCGGCGCCAGGACCTGGTCCAGCGCCGCGACCCGCTCTCGGGCACGGACGGCCACGAGCTCTGTCAGTACGTCTACGCCGACGCCGAGTGGACCTATCCCGTGCTCACCGCGGTCGCCCGTGTGCGGACGGCCGCGCTGTAG